One part of the Vicia villosa cultivar HV-30 ecotype Madison, WI linkage group LG6, Vvil1.0, whole genome shotgun sequence genome encodes these proteins:
- the LOC131609123 gene encoding F-box/LRR-repeat protein At4g14103-like, whose product MADILSTFPDEVLCHILSFLRTKHAVATSVLSKRWNHLWHSVPVLDFTNTILTNQNANFRFNDFVYSVLLSRISALPIKAFKISLTYDYIEDVNLRIPNFSMWINFLLQGGVQHLDLFLGLPGVRSLPYTLLTCKTLVSLNLLFFSINVTPPSIQLPSLKTLYLRYTFFPRGQDFMLLLAGCPILEDLLVSKLWWFPYKDSLTTNRWKNFTLTNLTQATIDSTYFHFPLEPLLNVHSLSISMAKMDSYNHVLPTFHNLTSLDLNSFNYRWHFLIQLLKHSPNLQTLKLNEAGTDEESWTRKDDKENWVDPDFVPQCLSLHLKTCHLLSFLGLQGEFLLAKYILKNSTVLQTMKIWNGGQPEIERLLQSCPRASSMCKLTVYHVSYDDGASELNLPLDTSGSCGGGGND is encoded by the exons ATGGCGGATATACTAAGCACTTTCCCTGACGAAGTTCTCTGTCACATCCTCTCCTTTCTCCGAACCAAACACGCAGTTGCCACAAGCGTtctctccaagaggtggaaccatCTATGGCATTCGGTTCCCGTTTTGGACTTCACCAACACCATATTAACAAACCAAAACGCCAATTTCCGCTTTAACGATTTCGTCTACTCCGTTTTACTCTCACGAATTTCCGCACTTCCCATTAAGGCTTTCAAAATCTCTCTTACATACGATTACATCGAAGACGTCAATCTTCGCATTCCCAATTTTTCCATGTGGATCAACTTTTTGCTACAAGGCGGTGTTCAGCATCTTGATCTCTTTCTAGGTTTGCCGGGTGTCCGTAGTTTGCCTTATACTCTTCTTACATGCAAAACCCTTGTTTCTCTTAATCTTCTTTTTTTCAGTATAAACGTTACTCCTCCTTCTATTCAACTTCCCTCCCTCAAAACCCTTTACTTACGATATACCTTTTTCCCAAGAGGTCAAGATTTTATGTTGCTCTTAGCTGGATGTCCTATTCTTGAGGATTTATTAGTATCTAAACTATGGTGGTTCCCTTATAAGGACTCTCTAACCACTAACAGATGGAAAAACTTTACCTTAACTAACTTGACCCAAGCAACTATTGATTCCACTTATTTTCACTTTCCATTGGAACCACTTCTTAATGTTCACTCTCTTTCCATTTCAATGGCTAAG ATGGATTCCTATAATCATGTACTTCCTACCTTTCATAATTTGACCTCCCTAGACCTTAACTCCTTCAATTACCGTTGGCATTTCTTAATTCAACTTCTCAAACACTCTCctaaccttcaaacacttaagcTCAATGAG GCGGGCACAGATGAGGAGTCATGGACTagaaaagatgacaaagaaaattGGGTGGACCCTGATTTTGTTCCGCAGTGCCTTTCATTACACCTTAAAACTTGCCATCTTTTGAGTTTCTTAGGTTTACAAGGTGAGTTTTTGCTAGCAAAGTATATTTTGAAGAATTCAACGGTCTTACAAACAATGAAAATCTGGAATGGTGGACAGCCTGAAATAGAAAGACTATTACAATCATGCCCAAGGGCTTCATCAATGTGTAAACTAACAGTTTATCATGTTTCAT ATGATGATGGTGCAAGTGAGCTTAATTTGCCTTTGGACACAAGCGGATCATGTGGGGGTGGTGGCAATGATTGA
- the LOC131609124 gene encoding FBD-associated F-box protein At4g10400-like gives MVDDRISALPDEIICHILSFLPTEDVFTTKLLSKRWRPLWLLLSNLDFDDRRCSRELYSQFINMVFISIYARSAHKPIKRFLLRCDGNSICEPKQSDIVTWLTATAERGMEHLDVHISSNQNFNCVFSFKNLVVLKLRVIHITTILPVDLPLLRTLHMDGVYFLEHWFLLEILNGCPILEDFEAKNIFVRNSANEYEAEFKRLTKLVKADISNLSVYNVPLEGFSNVEFLRLEEIYGCVPEFSNLTHLEFVSRRNVNWCLLYDVLEKCPKLQNLVLEMPQLVTSVSTLCWYPNIFPKCLSSQLKECTISNYRGHQYELKFVQHIMLNSKSLRRITICSPPSMNPREMLEMQKELSFFPMRSATCEVNFKFV, from the exons ATGGTTGATGATCGTATTAGTGCATTGCCGGATGAAATCATTTGTCACATACTCTCATTTCTCCCAACTGAAGATGTTTTTACAactaaacttctttcaaaaaggtGGAGACCTTTATGGCTTTTACTTTCCAATCTCGACTTTGATGATCGTCGATGCAGCCGTGAACTTTATTCACAGTTTATAAATATGGTTTTTATATCTATATATGCACGAAGTGCGCACAAGCCTATCAAAAGGTTCCTCCTCAGATGTGATGGTAATTCTATCTGCGAGCCAAAGCAATCTGATATAGTCACGTGGTTAACTGCCACTGCAGAACGTGGGATGGAACACCTCGATGTTCATATTTCTAGTAATCAGAATTTTAACTGCGTTTTTAGCTTCAAAAACCTAGTTGTTCTCAAGTTGAGAGTGATACATATTACTACTATTTTACCTGTTGACCTTCCCTTGCTTAGAACTTTACATATGGATGGAGTTTATTTCCTTGAACATTGGTTTCTATTGGAAATTCTTAATGGCTGTCCAATTCTGGAGGATTTTGAAGCGAAAAATATATTTGTCCGAAACTCGGCAAATGAGTATGAGGCAGAGTTTAAACGGTTAACTAAGTTGGTCAAGGCAGACATTTCTAATTTGTCTGTTTACAATGTTCCTTTGGAAGGCTTTTCTAATGTTGAATTTCTTCGGTTAGAAGAG ATCTATGGTTGTGTTCCAGAGTTTTCAAATTTGACTCATTTGGAATTTGTTAGCAGGAGAAAcgttaattggtgtttgttatacgaTGTGTTGGAGAAATGTCCTAAGCTTCAAAATCTTGTGCTTGAAATGCCTCAACTTGTAACATCAGTTTCTACTCTTTGCTGGTACCCAAATATCTTTCCCAAATGCCTTTCATCACAGTTGAAAGAGTGCACTATTTCAAATTATAGAGGACATCAATACGAGTTGAAGTTTGTACAACATATTATGTTGAATTCAAAATCTTTACGGAGGATAACTATATGCAGTCCTCCGTCCATGAATCCTCGGGAGATGCTTGAAATGCAAAAGGAATTGTCGTTCTTCCCAATGAGGTCTGCAACATGCGaagttaattttaaatttgtttga